One genomic window of Polyangium aurulentum includes the following:
- a CDS encoding aromatic ring-hydroxylating oxygenase subunit alpha gives MLKNFWYVVEDCANVGTSPKKVTVLGQDLVLFRKGSDGRVVALSNLCVHRMGSLARGTVDGDCVRCPYHGWTFGADGACTSIPANPPGTPIPKKARVDSYPVEERYGWVWVFLGDLPESERPTIPALPEFGQPGWRAISGQFTWKAHYSRVVENGADIAHAPFVHSNSFGNRDNPVVPEHEVKADEHSLSTSLVLESPAPRGLWKFVRRERSKVSVSVTIHMPTVVRLDLGFGGKGWRNIVFDANTPIDESTTLTRYIQIRNFFTGSWADRDAHRRMMQIFHEDQPTVESQVPKVVPYELGAELSVKSDAMALAHRRLRKKYIDMGYCVDAKKARHAYEEENRAVVIPSPLRRAPDLKKAWVLDEVPVVEPHGIKGPAAIAAEE, from the coding sequence ATGCTGAAGAACTTCTGGTACGTGGTCGAGGATTGCGCGAATGTGGGCACCTCGCCGAAGAAGGTCACGGTGCTCGGGCAGGACCTCGTCCTGTTTCGCAAGGGGTCGGATGGCCGCGTCGTCGCGCTGAGCAACCTTTGCGTGCACCGCATGGGATCCCTCGCGCGCGGCACGGTCGACGGCGATTGCGTTCGCTGTCCCTATCACGGCTGGACCTTCGGCGCGGACGGGGCTTGCACCTCCATCCCAGCCAATCCGCCCGGCACGCCCATCCCCAAGAAGGCGCGCGTCGACAGCTATCCGGTCGAGGAGCGCTACGGCTGGGTCTGGGTTTTCCTGGGCGACCTCCCCGAATCCGAGCGCCCGACCATCCCGGCCTTGCCCGAATTCGGCCAGCCCGGCTGGCGCGCGATCAGCGGGCAGTTCACCTGGAAGGCTCATTATTCGCGCGTCGTCGAGAACGGCGCCGACATCGCCCACGCGCCCTTCGTGCACAGCAACTCCTTCGGCAACCGGGACAACCCGGTGGTCCCCGAGCACGAGGTGAAGGCCGACGAGCACTCGCTCTCCACCTCGCTCGTGCTCGAATCCCCGGCGCCGAGGGGCCTGTGGAAGTTCGTGCGTCGCGAGCGCTCGAAGGTGAGCGTGAGCGTGACCATTCACATGCCGACCGTGGTGCGCCTCGATCTCGGCTTCGGGGGCAAGGGCTGGCGGAACATCGTCTTCGACGCCAACACGCCCATCGACGAGAGCACGACGCTCACGCGCTACATCCAGATCCGTAACTTCTTCACCGGGAGCTGGGCCGACCGCGACGCGCACAGGCGGATGATGCAGATCTTCCACGAGGACCAGCCCACCGTGGAGTCGCAGGTGCCCAAGGTGGTGCCCTACGAGCTCGGCGCCGAGCTGAGCGTGAAATCGGACGCGATGGCGCTCGCGCACCGGCGGCTGCGCAAGAAATACATCGACATGGGCTATTGCGTGGACGCGAAGAAGGCGCGGCACGCGTACGAGGAGGAGAATCGCGCCGTCGTGATCCCCTCGCCGCTGCGGCGCGCGCCGGACCTGAAAAAGGCCTGGGTGCTCGACGAGGTGCCGGTGGTCGAGCCGCACGGCATCAAGGGCCCGGCGGCCATCGCGGCGGAGGAGTAG
- a CDS encoding type II toxin-antitoxin system VapC family toxin, protein MLDASALLAFLNEEPGADAVEGALGKGALISIVNWAEVISKAAEMGADPVRVRDELVQMGVLGKALQIVTLMDEDALEMARLRPATRSLGLSLGDRACLALGQRLGLPVLTADRLWSQVTLDLEIRLIR, encoded by the coding sequence GTGCTCGATGCCTCTGCGCTGCTCGCATTCCTGAACGAGGAGCCCGGCGCAGACGCCGTGGAGGGGGCGCTCGGCAAGGGCGCGCTGATCAGCATCGTCAACTGGGCCGAGGTGATCTCCAAGGCCGCCGAGATGGGCGCGGATCCCGTTCGCGTGCGAGACGAGCTCGTTCAAATGGGCGTGCTCGGCAAGGCCCTCCAGATCGTCACGCTCATGGACGAGGACGCGCTCGAGATGGCCCGATTGCGACCCGCAACGCGGTCCCTCGGGTTATCGCTCGGCGATCGCGCGTGTCTCGCGCTCGGTCAGCGGCTCGGGCTCCCGGTGCTCACGGCCGATCGGCTCTGGAGCCAGGTCACGCTCGACCTGGAAATCCGGCTCATCCGCTGA
- a CDS encoding NUDIX domain-containing protein — MATRNAHCSYCGDRFPDAAAWPRACGGCGQTSFLNPLPVVVLLVPVDDGLLLIRRGIPPVGKLALPGGFIDWGETWQEGAARELHEEAGISLDPAEVRPFGVASAAPGILLIFGIAPGRRAEDLSPFLPNHECTERLVVRAPCDGEMAFPLHAQAVRDYFAGRRGLGGG; from the coding sequence ATGGCGACGCGCAACGCTCATTGCTCCTATTGCGGCGACCGCTTCCCGGACGCCGCGGCCTGGCCCCGCGCCTGCGGCGGCTGCGGGCAGACGAGCTTTCTGAACCCGCTGCCCGTGGTGGTGCTGCTCGTGCCCGTGGACGACGGCCTGCTGCTCATTCGCCGCGGCATTCCGCCCGTCGGAAAGCTCGCGCTGCCGGGTGGTTTCATCGACTGGGGCGAGACGTGGCAAGAGGGCGCGGCGCGCGAGCTCCACGAGGAGGCGGGCATATCCCTGGATCCGGCCGAGGTGCGTCCCTTCGGCGTGGCCTCGGCGGCGCCGGGGATCCTGCTGATCTTCGGAATCGCGCCAGGCCGGCGCGCGGAGGACCTTTCGCCATTTCTCCCGAACCACGAATGCACCGAGCGTCTCGTGGTCCGGGCGCCTTGCGACGGAGAGATGGCGTTCCCGCTGCACGCGCAGGCGGTCCGCGATTACTTTGCGGGGCGGAGGGGGCTCGGGGGCGGGTAG
- a CDS encoding GuaB1 family IMP dehydrogenase-related protein — protein sequence MRFLHPERDEGLELALEDVFITPGYFAGGSRLDVRLSPVDFPGGSHPIVSANMNAVTGKRMAETMARFGGLGVLPQDMDLDTVERIVGHIKTADPRYDTPLSVSPRATLRDVHGIIRKRSHDMVVVVDDERRPMGIVTHADLRDRDQYTPASALMSSRMVTIPVGTPNRDAFLLMEEARVKAVPVLDGEGRLSGVLTRDDAVRLELLRPSLNARGELMVAAAVGISANAGEIAARLLEIGVGALVLDTAHGHQRRMIEAIRSVRRAIGSAVPLVAGNVCTAQGTADLIEAGADILKVNVGPGAMCTTRMQTGAGRPTFTSVLSCAREARKRGKHVWADGGVRHPRDVALYLAAGASRVMVGTTFAGTFESPGDVKEDREGALYKENYGMASARAVNDRSADLDAFERAKKGFFREGISTSRIYIQEGRESVAAILIEMITGVQSSCTYAGATSLDELHEKAVIGVQTLSGYSEGKPHGAVRK from the coding sequence ATGCGATTTTTGCACCCCGAGCGCGACGAGGGGCTCGAGCTGGCGCTCGAAGACGTGTTCATCACCCCAGGTTATTTCGCGGGCGGATCCCGGCTCGACGTGCGTTTGAGCCCGGTCGACTTTCCGGGCGGCTCGCACCCGATCGTCTCCGCGAACATGAACGCGGTGACGGGCAAGCGGATGGCCGAGACGATGGCCCGCTTCGGCGGCCTCGGCGTGTTGCCGCAGGACATGGATCTCGACACGGTCGAGCGTATCGTCGGGCATATCAAGACGGCCGATCCGCGCTACGACACGCCCTTGTCGGTGTCCCCGCGCGCGACCTTGCGCGACGTGCACGGCATCATCCGCAAGCGCTCGCACGACATGGTGGTGGTGGTCGACGACGAGCGCCGCCCGATGGGCATCGTCACGCACGCCGACCTGCGCGATCGCGATCAGTACACGCCCGCCTCGGCGCTGATGTCCTCGCGGATGGTGACCATCCCGGTGGGCACGCCGAACCGCGACGCATTCCTGTTGATGGAGGAGGCCCGCGTGAAGGCCGTGCCCGTGCTCGACGGCGAGGGCCGGCTCTCGGGCGTGCTCACGCGCGACGACGCCGTGCGGCTCGAGCTCTTGCGGCCGAGCCTGAATGCCCGTGGCGAGCTGATGGTGGCGGCGGCGGTGGGCATCTCGGCGAATGCGGGAGAGATCGCGGCCCGCCTGCTCGAGATTGGCGTGGGGGCGCTCGTGCTCGACACGGCGCACGGGCATCAGCGGCGGATGATCGAGGCCATTCGCTCGGTGCGCCGGGCGATCGGGAGCGCTGTGCCGCTCGTGGCGGGGAACGTGTGCACGGCGCAGGGGACGGCCGATCTGATCGAGGCTGGGGCCGACATCCTCAAGGTGAACGTGGGGCCCGGGGCGATGTGCACGACGCGCATGCAGACGGGCGCGGGCCGGCCGACGTTCACGTCGGTGCTCTCGTGCGCGCGCGAGGCGCGCAAGCGTGGCAAGCACGTGTGGGCCGACGGCGGCGTGCGCCACCCGCGCGACGTGGCGCTGTATCTGGCGGCGGGCGCGTCGCGGGTGATGGTGGGCACGACGTTCGCGGGCACGTTCGAGAGCCCCGGGGACGTGAAAGAGGACCGCGAGGGAGCGCTCTACAAGGAAAACTACGGAATGGCGAGCGCGCGGGCGGTGAACGACCGCTCGGCCGATCTCGACGCCTTCGAGCGCGCCAAGAAGGGGTTTTTCCGGGAGGGCATCTCGACGTCGCGCATTTACATCCAGGAGGGGCGCGAGAGCGTTGCGGCGATCCTGATCGAGATGATCACGGGCGTGCAGTCGTCGTGCACGTACGCAGGGGCGACCAGCCTGGACGAGCTGCACGAGAAGGCGGTGATCGGGGTGCAGACGCTGTCGGGGTACAGCGAGGGGAAGCCGCATGGGGCGGTGAGGAAGTAG
- a CDS encoding HAD family hydrolase produces the protein MAFEGVIFDVDGVLVDSPHERAWRDTLQDLMDGDWRDILPMTRYAPERFNTAFYLQRLAGKPRDAGARAALEAFGVPDAATRAIVYGQKKQERVLQLVEAGQFIAFQDAIRFLLSVKALGIPIAAASSSKNANMFLARISVDDLKPDDRPFTPGNEQGPTLLDQFDANVCGRDFAHGKPHPEIFLTAAQELGVRPGGCLVVEDATSGVQAAKAGGMLALGVARLGDEDLLRAAGADLVVPSLDEVSLTALAHGKVERRRAAAA, from the coding sequence ATGGCGTTCGAGGGAGTCATTTTCGACGTCGACGGCGTCCTGGTCGATTCTCCACACGAGCGCGCCTGGCGCGACACGCTCCAGGATCTCATGGATGGCGACTGGCGCGACATCCTGCCCATGACCCGGTATGCGCCCGAGCGCTTCAACACGGCCTTTTATTTGCAGAGGCTGGCTGGCAAGCCGCGGGACGCAGGGGCGCGCGCGGCGCTCGAGGCCTTCGGCGTTCCGGACGCCGCGACGCGGGCGATCGTCTACGGCCAGAAAAAACAGGAGAGGGTCCTGCAGCTCGTCGAGGCGGGCCAGTTCATTGCGTTCCAGGACGCGATCCGCTTCCTGCTCTCGGTCAAGGCGCTGGGCATTCCGATCGCGGCGGCGTCTTCGTCGAAGAACGCGAACATGTTCCTCGCGCGGATCTCCGTCGACGACCTGAAGCCCGACGATCGCCCCTTCACGCCTGGCAACGAGCAGGGCCCGACGCTGCTCGACCAGTTCGACGCCAATGTCTGCGGCCGCGATTTCGCGCACGGCAAGCCGCACCCCGAGATCTTCCTGACCGCGGCCCAGGAGCTCGGCGTGCGTCCCGGGGGCTGCCTCGTGGTCGAGGACGCGACGAGCGGCGTGCAGGCGGCGAAGGCAGGCGGAATGCTGGCGCTCGGGGTCGCGCGGCTCGGGGACGAGGATCTATTGCGCGCGGCGGGGGCCGATCTGGTCGTTCCGTCGCTCGACGAGGTGTCGCTGACGGCGCTCGCGCACGGGAAGGTGGAGAGGAGGCGGGCGGCGGCGGCGTGA
- a CDS encoding glutathione S-transferase family protein, whose protein sequence is MATPHLVTIPFSHFCDKARWGLDRAGIRFRESGHVPIVHIPAVRLAGGKRSVPTLITDEGAICDSTKILQWADARSPEAHLYGASSDERREIEQLEDLFDDQLGPHARRWVYFYILAQPELLRRLAAQGVPTAERLAWPFMMPVARVLMRRSMRITAEGAKRSRERIEHVFAEVGARLADGRRYLVGERLSAADISFASLAGPVLLPPEYFTRLPSIDAWPSEAAEQIRAWQASPAGAFGLRIYRDHRRA, encoded by the coding sequence ATGGCCACCCCGCACCTCGTCACCATCCCCTTCAGCCATTTCTGCGACAAAGCCCGGTGGGGGCTGGATCGCGCGGGCATCCGGTTTCGCGAATCGGGCCACGTGCCCATCGTGCACATTCCCGCCGTGCGCCTCGCGGGCGGCAAGCGCAGCGTGCCCACGCTGATCACCGACGAGGGCGCGATCTGCGACTCGACGAAGATCCTGCAATGGGCCGACGCGCGCTCCCCCGAGGCGCACCTCTACGGGGCGAGCAGCGACGAGCGCCGGGAGATCGAGCAGCTCGAGGACCTCTTCGACGACCAGCTCGGCCCGCATGCGCGCCGCTGGGTTTATTTTTACATCCTGGCGCAGCCCGAGCTCCTCCGCCGGCTGGCGGCCCAGGGCGTCCCGACCGCCGAGAGGCTCGCCTGGCCGTTCATGATGCCGGTCGCGCGCGTGCTCATGCGGCGGAGCATGCGCATCACGGCCGAGGGGGCGAAGCGGTCTCGCGAGCGCATCGAGCATGTGTTCGCGGAGGTCGGGGCGCGGCTCGCGGACGGGCGGCGCTACCTCGTGGGCGAGCGGCTCTCGGCCGCGGACATCTCCTTCGCGAGCCTGGCCGGTCCCGTTCTTTTGCCCCCCGAATACTTCACGCGCCTGCCGAGCATCGACGCGTGGCCCTCCGAGGCGGCCGAGCAGATCCGCGCCTGGCAAGCGTCGCCCGCCGGTGCATTCGGGCTGCGCATCTATCGCGATCACCGCCGCGCTTGA
- a CDS encoding AAA family ATPase: MPITELRIEGLRTIEQARLTLDGLTVLIGENGSGKSSILEACEILRRATNERFLEEFYAIHGGLPALLRQGAPRLKLGVTVRPEPETDIAKHFESIEYELQLVPAGQFAQVEENVRGKRHASKSRPARKKSSRTPESDDDLVIIDSSIDTTRSLLSRLDTHTTPSMAALAAAQEVGRHLRNIQVHLPFEVMPAWAGRALDRKSALRTPALFAPATHLEKLGLNLANAYHALKNDFGREEWQRTLDFIRLGLGDRIEDVTTWADPGGGNIGLAIKERNLDRPIPAAQLSDGMLTYLAFVALFRLHARRPSLVALDEPDLHLHPRLLMRVLDFFESMGREHPVLIATHSDRLLDGLTDPARSVVLCDLDEQGKTHLVRPDAEALARWLERYRGLGDIRGAGHEASIFTRPEPTK, from the coding sequence GTGCCGATCACCGAGCTGAGGATCGAGGGACTCCGGACGATCGAGCAGGCGCGCCTGACGCTCGACGGGCTGACCGTGCTCATCGGCGAGAACGGCAGCGGCAAGAGCAGCATCCTCGAGGCGTGCGAGATCCTCCGGCGCGCGACGAACGAGCGGTTCCTGGAAGAGTTTTACGCGATACACGGAGGCCTGCCTGCGCTGCTACGACAGGGGGCGCCGAGGTTGAAGCTCGGAGTGACGGTGCGGCCGGAGCCCGAGACGGACATCGCAAAGCATTTCGAGTCCATCGAATACGAACTGCAGCTCGTCCCGGCAGGGCAGTTTGCGCAGGTCGAGGAGAACGTGCGCGGGAAGAGGCACGCCTCGAAGTCGCGCCCTGCACGGAAAAAGTCCTCACGGACGCCCGAGAGCGACGACGACCTCGTCATCATCGACAGCTCGATCGACACCACGCGCAGCTTGTTGTCGAGGCTCGACACCCACACGACCCCCAGCATGGCAGCGCTCGCGGCTGCTCAGGAGGTCGGCCGCCATCTCCGCAACATCCAGGTTCATCTCCCCTTCGAGGTCATGCCAGCCTGGGCGGGGCGCGCACTCGACCGCAAGTCCGCGCTGCGCACCCCCGCGCTGTTCGCACCTGCGACCCACCTCGAGAAGCTCGGCCTGAACCTCGCGAACGCCTACCACGCCTTGAAAAACGACTTCGGTCGCGAGGAATGGCAGCGCACCCTCGATTTCATCCGCCTCGGCCTCGGAGACCGGATCGAAGACGTCACCACCTGGGCCGATCCCGGCGGCGGGAACATCGGCCTCGCGATCAAGGAGCGAAACCTCGACCGCCCCATTCCCGCCGCCCAGCTCTCCGACGGGATGCTGACCTATCTCGCGTTCGTCGCGCTCTTCCGCCTCCACGCGCGCCGCCCCTCGCTGGTCGCCCTGGACGAGCCCGATCTGCACCTGCACCCGCGCCTGCTCATGCGCGTCCTCGATTTCTTCGAGAGCATGGGGCGCGAGCATCCCGTCCTCATCGCGACGCATTCCGACAGGCTCCTCGACGGCCTCACGGATCCTGCTCGCTCGGTCGTCCTTTGCGATCTCGACGAGCAGGGAAAGACGCACCTCGTGCGCCCCGACGCCGAGGCCCTCGCCCGCTGGCTCGAGCGCTACCGCGGGCTCGGCGACATTCGAGGCGCGGGGCACGAGGCCTCGATCTTCACCCGGCCGGAGCCCACGAAATGA
- a CDS encoding winged helix DNA-binding domain-containing protein: protein MHTSKKRTSADALSLRALNRATLARQMLLARERATAFDTIERLAGMQAQLARPPFIGLWSRLEGFAREHLTVLLERREVVRVTMMRGTLHLMTARDYVRMRAPMQPMLSEAMRSILRARTDAFDMEGIVAEGRRYFEEEPRTFDELRDHLLALHPGGDERGMGYAVRMHLPLVQVPTNTEWGYPGTADFAVAEAWLGQPIAKDDRPHALVLRYLAAFGPATAADAQAWSGLKGLKGVFEELRPKLRTLQDERGRELFDLPEAPRPPEDTPAPVRFVPEFDNLLLAHADRTRIIADEHRPLIATANLRILPTFLVDGFVAGMWKIERKRSTAKLLVEPFGALSKRAREEVEREGEALVRFVEADASAFEVLFVKGGAAPAGAAKRPKRGDGA from the coding sequence ATGCACACGAGCAAGAAGAGGACGTCGGCCGATGCTCTGAGCCTCCGCGCGTTGAATCGCGCCACGCTCGCGCGACAGATGCTCCTCGCGCGGGAGAGGGCGACCGCGTTCGATACGATCGAGCGCCTCGCCGGCATGCAGGCGCAGCTCGCGCGGCCCCCTTTCATCGGGCTGTGGTCCCGGCTCGAGGGCTTTGCGCGCGAGCATCTCACCGTGCTGCTCGAGCGCCGCGAGGTCGTCCGGGTGACCATGATGCGCGGCACGCTGCACCTGATGACCGCAAGGGACTACGTGCGCATGCGCGCGCCGATGCAGCCGATGCTCAGCGAGGCAATGCGGTCGATCCTGCGCGCCCGCACCGACGCCTTCGACATGGAGGGGATCGTCGCAGAGGGGCGCCGTTACTTCGAGGAGGAGCCCCGGACGTTCGACGAGCTGCGCGATCACCTCCTCGCGCTCCACCCGGGCGGCGACGAGCGGGGGATGGGCTATGCGGTGCGGATGCACCTGCCGCTCGTCCAGGTGCCGACGAATACGGAGTGGGGGTATCCGGGGACGGCGGACTTCGCGGTCGCGGAGGCGTGGCTCGGTCAGCCGATCGCAAAGGACGACAGGCCGCACGCGCTCGTCCTGCGGTATCTCGCGGCGTTTGGCCCGGCAACCGCGGCGGACGCGCAGGCGTGGTCGGGCTTGAAGGGGCTGAAGGGCGTGTTCGAGGAGCTGCGGCCCAAGCTGCGCACCTTGCAAGACGAGCGAGGCCGGGAGCTGTTCGACTTACCCGAGGCGCCGCGCCCGCCCGAGGACACGCCGGCGCCCGTGCGGTTCGTTCCTGAATTCGACAACCTCCTCCTGGCCCACGCCGACCGCACGCGGATCATCGCCGACGAGCACCGGCCGCTCATTGCCACGGCGAACCTGCGGATCCTTCCGACCTTCCTCGTGGATGGATTCGTCGCCGGCATGTGGAAGATCGAGCGGAAGAGGTCGACGGCGAAGCTCCTGGTCGAGCCGTTCGGCGCGCTGTCGAAGAGGGCGCGCGAGGAGGTCGAGAGGGAAGGGGAGGCGCTCGTCAGGTTCGTGGAGGCGGACGCGAGCGCATTCGAGGTTCTCTTCGTGAAGGGTGGGGCTGCGCCCGCGGGGGCGGCGAAGCGGCCCAAGCGCGGGGACGGCGCGTAG